Genomic window (Bacillus marinisedimentorum):
CCAATCGGTTTCGATATCGTACCACGTTTTGAAGTCAAATGTAGCATTCGCAGCGTTTGTCAAATCCACTGTAGTTGATAGTACATTGTGCAAATTATCCGCACTGCCGGAGAAGTATTCATAGTCGCCGCTGAACGGCTCGTTGATAACCGTCTCTTTTTGCGGGAGATTCACTTTTACCACATCATTGTTTGTACCTTTTGTTGCTGCTTCGTCCAGAAGGACTTCCATCCCTTTACTGTCAATATCTTCAACATTCACTTCTGTTCCTGACAGCCAGTTGCCTTTTGTCCCCTTGTTATCAACTACAGCTGTTGCTTGCAGCATTTCCTTTGCATACGGGCTGAATCCGGTAGGCATTGCGCCTGGAATGTCACCTGCCCAGCTGCCGCTTGCCATGATCGACCAGTAGCTTACTGCTTCACCTGCACCTGTATATTGCGTATCATACTCATCCGGAAGGCCAAGATCATGGCCGAATTCGTGCGCCATGACGCCGACTGCACCGTCTTCAGGTTCGATTGTGTAGTCATAAGCAGCCATCGGACCGCCCCAGTAGCCGACGTCAGCTTGTGTTCCGGATATCGGGAAGACGCCGCCAAGATTCCAGCGGTGCGACCAGATTGCATCAGAACCAAGCGATCCGCCGCCTGCTTCTTCACCGACACCGGAATGAATGACCATCAAGTGGTCGACAAGGCCATCCGGCTCAAGGAAATTGCCGTCACCGTCAAGGTCGTAACGGTCCCAGTGGTCGTAATCTGCAAGATTTACAGTTTCATCTGCAGCGGCCAGTTTTAGTGCTTCTTTTACAAGTCCTCGTGCATCTACATCATTTCCGTCGGGATCCGGATAGTTGCCTCCATATTCAGCTGCCGGCTTGCTCGCTGTATACCAGCCGGCAACTTCTCCTTCAACAGAGTAGCTGCCGCCGGACTGCTGTTCATAATATTGTTTCATAGAGTCATAGGTTTTGCCGTTCGGGCCAGTCCAGCCTCCGTCACCGAACAGCATATCTTGGTAATGCTGCTGTGAGTAGGCTTCGTCACCTTCATAGTACATATCTGTTTCATCAGAAGTCATTGAATTGTGAGGCTTGTCCGGGTAATCGACCAGCAATACGAGGACTTTATCTGTCCTTTTTTCACCGTTATAGGCTTCTTCTTCTACTGAAGAAGGCGTATTGTTCTTGGCAAGTCCAAGTTTATTTCCTTGCCCGTTCGTAAGGCTGTTGTTTTTTATTTGCTCCTGGAGCTTTCCTTTGGAAGCTTTTTCTTCATTGGCAAGCTCGCCCGCTTCTTTCTTGGCA
Coding sequences:
- a CDS encoding immune inhibitor A domain-containing protein; protein product: MKTRKLAGLAMAAALSVGTFAGTAASSSISPENVLANPASKTAHHSYQGPVDLGIANDERLIEMLKKEGKIKENATAAEAEKALNVFLQKKAAAAKKEAGELANEEKASKGKLQEQIKNNSLTNGQGNKLGLAKNNTPSSVEEEAYNGEKRTDKVLVLLVDYPDKPHNSMTSDETDMYYEGDEAYSQQHYQDMLFGDGGWTGPNGKTYDSMKQYYEQQSGGSYSVEGEVAGWYTASKPAAEYGGNYPDPDGNDVDARGLVKEALKLAAADETVNLADYDHWDRYDLDGDGNFLEPDGLVDHLMVIHSGVGEEAGGGSLGSDAIWSHRWNLGGVFPISGTQADVGYWGGPMAAYDYTIEPEDGAVGVMAHEFGHDLGLPDEYDTQYTGAGEAVSYWSIMASGSWAGDIPGAMPTGFSPYAKEMLQATAVVDNKGTKGNWLSGTEVNVEDIDSKGMEVLLDEAATKGTNNDVVKVNLPQKETVINEPFSGDYEYFSGSADNLHNVLSTTVDLTNAANATFDFKTWYDIETDWDYAYVTVNGEPIASDITTNTNPYGSNLGNGITGSSGGWIDASFDLSAYAGEEVEVAIEYVTDAAVSNPGLFADDLSITVDGEQVLFDDAEGDAKVALDGFTKNDGIKRSDHYYLLEWRSHNGVDEGLANIRRGDSLMTFDDGLVVWYVDNAYSENWTGVHPGDGFLGVVDSDQHLNYWSDGAVGSTRYQMHDAAFSLEQSDAMFLDYTGLLGITMKDNYTARTPLFDDSADYSNKGLLDAGRNVPEYGLKFRVTGQSADGTVGKVLLHK